One Clostridium sp. CM027 genomic window carries:
- the dapG gene encoding aspartate kinase, with the protein MKILVQKFGGTSVSTEEKRKLVVNKVLNAKVQGYFPVVVVSAMGRKGEPYATDTLLSLVDDNFKVANPLAIDLLMSCGETISTVIMCSELNNSGIDAVPLTGGQAGIITDSNYNNAAILNVDTKKILDILQKGKTPVVAGFQGMDENAYVTTIGRGGSDVTAAILGAALKASQTQIYTDVDGIMTADPRIVSEATLIKKISYDEIFQFADQGANVIHPRAVEISRKYNIPLVIKNTMNDCDGTVISNLGNEGYENIITGITHMNNRIQIKICENSGSSYDDIFDILAENLISIDLINIFPKEKIFTIDEKDFTKFADLIRDLNMSYSFVKDCSKLSIIGSKMRGMPGVMARILKALTRENVEVLQTADSNMTIWCLVETGYVEKAINALHREFKLG; encoded by the coding sequence ATGAAGATATTAGTGCAAAAGTTTGGAGGTACATCTGTTTCAACAGAGGAAAAGCGGAAGCTTGTAGTAAACAAAGTTTTAAATGCAAAGGTTCAAGGATATTTTCCTGTGGTAGTAGTATCTGCAATGGGAAGAAAAGGTGAGCCTTACGCTACAGACACATTGCTATCTTTGGTAGATGATAATTTCAAAGTAGCAAATCCATTAGCAATAGATTTGCTAATGAGTTGTGGTGAAACTATAAGCACTGTAATAATGTGTAGCGAACTAAATAATAGTGGAATTGATGCTGTGCCTTTAACTGGTGGACAAGCAGGTATAATCACAGATTCTAATTATAACAATGCAGCAATACTTAATGTGGACACAAAAAAAATATTGGATATTTTACAAAAAGGGAAAACCCCAGTAGTAGCAGGATTTCAAGGCATGGATGAAAATGCCTATGTTACGACTATTGGGAGAGGTGGGAGTGACGTTACTGCTGCAATACTAGGGGCAGCACTTAAGGCCTCTCAGACTCAAATATACACTGATGTAGATGGGATTATGACAGCGGATCCAAGAATAGTTTCTGAAGCGACTTTAATAAAAAAAATAAGTTATGATGAAATCTTTCAATTTGCAGATCAAGGAGCAAATGTTATACACCCAAGGGCAGTTGAAATATCTAGAAAGTATAATATACCATTAGTAATAAAAAATACTATGAATGATTGTGATGGAACAGTAATTAGTAATTTGGGAAATGAAGGTTATGAAAATATAATTACAGGTATTACGCATATGAATAATAGAATTCAAATAAAAATATGTGAAAATTCAGGTTCTAGTTATGATGATATATTTGATATTTTAGCTGAGAATCTTATAAGTATAGATCTTATAAATATTTTTCCTAAGGAAAAAATATTTACTATTGATGAAAAAGACTTTACTAAATTTGCTGATTTAATAAGAGACCTTAATATGTCCTATTCATTTGTGAAGGATTGTAGTAAACTTTCAATTATAGGTTCAAAAATGAGAGGTATGCCTGGCGTTATGGCGAGAATACTTAAGGCGTTAACTAGAGAAAATGTTGAAGTACTGCAAACAGCAGATTCTAATATGACTATATGGTGCCTTGTAGAAACAGGATATGTTGAAAAAGCAATTAACGCTCTACACAGGGAATTTAAATTAGGATAA
- the rny gene encoding ribonuclease Y, translated as MDTKSQTMLIVVCAILVVVLACIFVIIYIRKNISQANIFKAEKEAKKIIDESVKDAESKKKEAILEAKEEVHRLRTDLEKESRERRNEVQRLERRNIQREESLDKKSDVLERKEENLNKKQQESEMLEASVQDLYTKQRGELERLSGLTSDEAKQVLLDEIRKEIKHDAAIMIKEIETKAKEEADKKAREIITYAIQRCAADHVAETTVHVVSLPNDEMKGRIIGREGRNIRTLETLTGVDLIIDDTPEAVILSAFDPIRREVARIALEKLIVDGRIHPARIEEMVEKAKKEVDSDIKEEGEQATFETGVHGLHSEIIRLLGRLKYRTSYGQNVLKHSIEVSYLAGLMASELGIDPTLAKRCGLLHDIGKAVDHEVEGPHALIGSEIAKKHHESSIVVNAIAAHHGDVELESLEAILVQAADAISAARPGARRETLEAYIKRLEKLEEIANSYEGVEKSYAIQAGREVRIMIKPEIIDDAGAVEMARNLVKRIENELEYPGQIKVNVIRETRAIDYAK; from the coding sequence ATGGATACTAAAAGTCAAACAATGCTCATAGTAGTTTGTGCTATTTTGGTTGTTGTTTTAGCATGTATTTTTGTTATAATTTATATTAGAAAAAATATATCTCAAGCAAATATTTTCAAGGCCGAAAAAGAAGCTAAAAAAATTATTGATGAAAGTGTAAAAGATGCTGAATCAAAAAAGAAAGAGGCTATTTTAGAAGCCAAAGAAGAAGTTCACAGACTTAGAACTGATTTAGAAAAAGAATCAAGAGAAAGACGTAATGAAGTTCAAAGGTTAGAAAGAAGAAACATCCAAAGAGAAGAATCATTAGATAAAAAAAGTGATGTGCTGGAGAGAAAAGAAGAAAATCTTAATAAAAAACAACAAGAAAGTGAAATGCTAGAAGCAAGTGTACAAGATTTATACACAAAGCAAAGAGGAGAATTAGAAAGATTATCAGGGTTGACATCTGATGAGGCAAAACAAGTTTTATTAGATGAAATTAGAAAAGAAATTAAACACGATGCTGCAATTATGATTAAAGAAATTGAAACTAAGGCAAAAGAAGAAGCTGATAAAAAAGCAAGAGAAATTATTACTTATGCTATTCAAAGATGTGCAGCCGATCATGTAGCAGAAACAACAGTTCATGTGGTTTCGCTTCCTAATGATGAGATGAAAGGAAGAATAATAGGTAGAGAGGGTAGAAATATTCGAACTCTAGAAACGCTTACAGGAGTAGATTTAATAATAGATGATACACCTGAAGCAGTAATTCTTTCAGCATTTGATCCTATAAGGCGCGAAGTTGCTAGAATAGCACTTGAGAAACTAATAGTGGATGGAAGAATTCACCCTGCTAGAATTGAGGAAATGGTAGAAAAAGCTAAAAAAGAAGTTGATAGTGACATAAAAGAAGAAGGAGAACAAGCAACTTTTGAAACAGGAGTGCATGGACTTCATTCGGAAATTATCAGGCTGCTTGGAAGGCTTAAATACAGAACCAGTTATGGTCAAAATGTATTAAAGCATTCTATAGAAGTTTCATATTTAGCTGGACTTATGGCATCTGAACTTGGAATTGACCCAACACTCGCTAAAAGATGCGGTCTACTTCATGATATAGGTAAAGCTGTAGATCATGAAGTTGAAGGTCCACATGCGCTTATAGGTTCAGAAATAGCTAAAAAACACCATGAGTCCTCTATTGTAGTAAATGCAATTGCAGCGCATCACGGTGACGTTGAGTTAGAATCCCTTGAAGCAATACTAGTTCAAGCGGCAGATGCTATATCAGCGGCAAGACCAGGTGCAAGAAGAGAAACTTTAGAAGCTTATATTAAAAGATTGGAAAAATTAGAAGAAATTGCAAATTCTTATGAAGGTGTAGAAAAGTCATATGCTATTCAAGCTGGAAGAGAAGTTAGAATTATGATTAAACCAGAAATAATTGATGATGCAGGTGCTGTTGAAATGGCAAGAAATCTAGTTAAAAGGATTGAAAATGAACTAGAATATCCTGGTCAAATTAAAGTAAATGTAATTAGAGAAACACGAGCTATTGACTATGCTAAATAA
- a CDS encoding pitrilysin family protein, translating into MYNLFKLNNGLRVVVENIEYVNSVSVGLWVENGSRNENITSSGISHFIEHMLFKGTCDRTAKQIAEAIEDVGGQINAFTGREATCFYIKALDTHLELSLDILSDMIFNSNLSEDDIEKEKGVIVEEINMSEDSPEDVLADLHTKAIWGADSISLPILGTIDTVKSFSRKMIADYIDSHYIPENSVISISGKFDMKMIESLVEKYFGKWRCKDKNITKYSSPEILNQHYFRKKDIEQFHVSLGIPGVGLGNDDTYTLILLSNILGGGASSRLFQKIREELGLCYSIYCYISTFKNTGVVSVYAGLSPMNVEVAINAIKEEVSKFAKLGIDNETLSKAKEQLKGSYILGLESTSSRMFSNGRSVMFMNKINTPEDVLRKINEIDMERVNSVMQKTFEKGIINSAYVGKEKEMLKKVFKGNIISMDK; encoded by the coding sequence ATGTATAATTTGTTTAAGTTAAATAATGGGTTAAGAGTTGTAGTGGAAAATATTGAGTATGTAAATTCGGTTAGTGTAGGCTTATGGGTAGAAAATGGGTCAAGAAATGAAAATATAACTAGCAGTGGGATATCACATTTTATTGAGCATATGCTCTTTAAAGGAACGTGTGATAGAACTGCAAAACAAATTGCTGAAGCGATTGAAGATGTTGGTGGTCAAATAAATGCCTTTACAGGTAGGGAAGCTACATGTTTTTATATAAAAGCATTAGACACTCATTTAGAACTATCCTTAGATATTCTTTCAGATATGATTTTCAATAGTAATTTATCAGAAGATGATATTGAGAAGGAAAAAGGCGTAATTGTTGAAGAAATAAATATGAGTGAAGATTCGCCAGAAGATGTTTTAGCAGATTTACACACAAAAGCAATCTGGGGTGCAGATTCTATTTCGTTACCGATTTTAGGAACGATTGATACTGTAAAATCTTTTAGTAGAAAAATGATAGCAGATTATATTGACTCGCATTATATACCCGAAAACTCAGTAATATCTATTTCAGGTAAATTTGACATGAAAATGATAGAAAGTCTTGTTGAAAAGTATTTTGGTAAATGGCGTTGTAAAGACAAAAATATTACTAAATATAGTAGCCCTGAAATATTAAATCAACATTATTTCAGAAAAAAAGATATTGAGCAATTCCATGTGAGTCTTGGAATACCTGGTGTAGGTCTTGGAAATGATGATACATACACGTTAATCTTACTAAGCAATATATTAGGCGGAGGAGCATCCTCAAGGCTATTCCAAAAAATCCGTGAAGAGCTAGGTTTGTGCTATTCAATCTACTGTTATATATCTACGTTTAAAAACACAGGAGTTGTAAGCGTTTATGCGGGACTCAGTCCAATGAACGTGGAAGTTGCTATTAATGCAATAAAAGAAGAGGTTAGTAAATTCGCTAAACTCGGAATTGACAATGAAACGTTAAGTAAAGCTAAAGAGCAGTTAAAGGGTAGTTATATCCTAGGGCTTGAAAGCACAAGCAGTAGAATGTTTAGTAATGGGAGATCAGTAATGTTTATGAACAAAATTAATACGCCAGAAGACGTATTGCGAAAAATCAATGAAATAGACATGGAAAGGGTAAATTCTGTCATGCAAAAAACTTTTGAAAAAGGTATAATAAATTCTGCATATGTAGGAAAAGAAAAAGAGATGCTTAAAAAAGTTTTTAAAGGTAATATTATTTCTATGGATAAGTAA
- the pgsA gene encoding CDP-diacylglycerol--glycerol-3-phosphate 3-phosphatidyltransferase, with product MNLANKLTMIRIFLVPIFLVFMAVKGIPYGRELATIVFIVASLTDKLDGYVARSRNQITNFGKFMDPLADKLLVTAALVSLVELQIVSSWVAMIIIAREFAVSGLRTIAASEGKVIAASKWGKLKTVIQIVAIITALINLSYANTLLNALTNIFMAAAVIITIISGVDYFVKNKGTIRVDK from the coding sequence ATGAATCTTGCAAATAAACTTACAATGATTCGAATTTTTTTAGTACCTATATTTTTAGTGTTTATGGCGGTTAAAGGAATACCTTATGGAAGAGAACTGGCGACAATTGTTTTTATAGTAGCATCTCTCACTGATAAGTTGGATGGCTATGTAGCTAGAAGCAGAAATCAAATAACTAATTTCGGAAAATTCATGGATCCTCTAGCAGATAAACTTTTAGTAACTGCTGCACTTGTTTCATTAGTGGAGCTTCAGATTGTGTCTAGTTGGGTAGCTATGATTATAATTGCTAGAGAATTTGCAGTTTCAGGACTTCGAACAATAGCTGCTTCAGAGGGAAAAGTAATTGCGGCTAGTAAATGGGGGAAACTTAAAACCGTTATTCAAATAGTAGCTATAATTACAGCATTGATAAATTTATCTTACGCAAATACGTTATTAAATGCGTTAACCAATATTTTCATGGCTGCCGCAGTAATTATTACAATAATATCTGGTGTTGACTATTTTGTAAAAAACAAAGGTACAATTAGAGTCGATAAGTGA
- a CDS encoding DNA translocase FtsK, with the protein MARKKTKTKSKVASNVDANSEIYGIILITIGILILLSIFSTRGSNSNSISGMIGNLINHVLFAILGVGAYLSPFLIVFIGICKIVKKGKINFSKKFCGIILFIINTLLFIQMLSLNKYYTKGDFLLGINKIYNSESVLHGGIISYSIDVLLHTLFGAAGSYIIFIAIYVICFIIILNVSLNDVFFYLKDKFIIKKTASKNDSKDLYIENNDKQEELVVPNGEKNKFIKDISSNKIKIIDFIKSNEIATDAEGLNKEETVSGVRNDNARTLKERHIDNSINQELEKEIQLNSVNSKPNYKYEYPTVDLLNENNTSKMNKNDKKELLNSANKLQETLSSFGVEAKVIQVTKGPSVTRFELQPNAGVKVSKIVNLADDIALNLASSGVRIEAPIPGKAAVGIEVPNKELSAVYLREVIESNEFSASNKNLSFSLGKDIGGNCVVSDLTKMPHLLVAGATGSGKSVCINSLIISILYKYSPEEVKLLLIDPKVVELNIYNGVPHLLIPVVTDPKKSAGALNWAVNEMSRRYKSFAENNVRSIEGYNELVNKGIVENKLPWIVIIIDELADLMTVCANDVEEYIGRLAQMARAAGMHLVIATQRPSVDVITGVIKANIPSRISFAVSSQIDSRTILDSSGAEKLLGKGDMLFYPVGEAKPFRIQGAFVSEEEVERVVDFIKNQTTEVNYEKEIIDEIESSSNNKSIDDDIDELLNEAIRIVVENGQASTSLLQRKLKIGYNRAARIIEQMEERGIISGRNGSKPREILLSDSELKEQ; encoded by the coding sequence TTGGCTAGAAAAAAAACTAAAACTAAATCTAAAGTTGCAAGTAATGTAGATGCTAATAGTGAAATTTATGGAATTATTTTAATAACAATAGGCATATTAATTTTATTAAGTATCTTCTCAACTAGGGGTTCAAATTCTAATTCCATATCAGGTATGATAGGTAATCTGATTAATCATGTGCTTTTTGCAATATTAGGAGTGGGTGCATATCTTTCGCCGTTCCTTATAGTATTTATTGGTATTTGCAAAATCGTTAAGAAAGGTAAGATAAATTTTAGTAAGAAGTTTTGTGGAATAATACTTTTTATAATAAATACACTATTATTTATACAAATGTTATCTTTAAATAAGTATTACACTAAAGGAGATTTTTTGCTCGGAATAAATAAGATATACAATTCAGAAAGTGTACTACATGGTGGGATTATTAGTTATTCAATTGATGTACTATTACATACACTATTTGGAGCTGCGGGTAGCTATATAATTTTTATTGCTATTTATGTTATATGCTTTATTATAATATTAAACGTATCGCTTAATGATGTCTTTTTTTATTTAAAGGATAAATTTATTATTAAAAAGACTGCGAGTAAAAATGATAGTAAGGATTTATATATAGAAAATAATGATAAGCAAGAAGAATTAGTAGTTCCAAATGGAGAAAAAAATAAATTTATTAAAGATATTAGCAGCAATAAAATTAAAATAATCGATTTTATAAAATCAAATGAAATTGCTACAGATGCGGAAGGATTAAATAAAGAAGAAACTGTTAGTGGTGTTAGGAATGACAATGCACGTACTTTAAAAGAAAGGCATATAGATAATTCTATCAACCAAGAGTTGGAGAAAGAAATTCAATTAAATAGTGTAAATTCAAAGCCAAACTATAAATATGAATACCCCACTGTAGATTTATTAAATGAAAATAATACTTCCAAAATGAATAAAAACGATAAAAAAGAATTGCTTAATAGTGCCAATAAGCTACAAGAGACACTAAGTAGCTTTGGAGTTGAAGCAAAGGTTATTCAAGTTACAAAAGGACCCTCAGTGACAAGGTTTGAACTTCAACCAAATGCTGGTGTTAAGGTGAGTAAAATTGTAAATCTAGCAGATGATATTGCACTGAATTTAGCTTCTTCCGGGGTAAGAATCGAGGCACCGATACCTGGTAAGGCAGCTGTAGGCATTGAAGTACCAAATAAAGAGTTAAGCGCAGTATACTTAAGAGAAGTAATAGAATCTAATGAATTTTCAGCTTCAAACAAAAATTTATCCTTTAGTTTAGGAAAAGATATAGGCGGTAACTGTGTTGTTTCGGATTTAACAAAAATGCCACATTTGCTGGTAGCAGGGGCTACAGGCTCTGGAAAAAGTGTTTGTATAAATTCATTAATAATAAGCATACTTTATAAGTATTCTCCAGAGGAGGTTAAGCTATTATTAATTGACCCTAAAGTTGTCGAATTAAATATTTATAATGGGGTACCTCATCTATTAATACCAGTTGTAACAGATCCCAAAAAGTCTGCAGGTGCTTTAAATTGGGCTGTAAACGAAATGTCAAGAAGATACAAGAGTTTTGCTGAAAACAATGTGCGAAGTATAGAAGGATATAATGAATTAGTAAATAAAGGCATTGTTGAAAATAAATTGCCGTGGATTGTTATTATAATTGATGAGTTAGCAGATTTAATGACGGTCTGTGCTAATGATGTAGAGGAATATATTGGAAGACTTGCGCAAATGGCAAGAGCGGCAGGAATGCATTTAGTAATTGCGACGCAGAGACCATCAGTTGACGTTATTACGGGTGTAATAAAAGCCAATATACCTTCAAGAATATCTTTTGCAGTTTCGAGTCAAATAGATTCAAGAACAATTTTGGATTCCTCTGGTGCAGAGAAATTACTTGGGAAAGGTGATATGCTTTTTTATCCGGTTGGAGAGGCTAAACCATTTAGAATACAAGGAGCTTTTGTGTCAGAAGAAGAAGTTGAACGAGTTGTTGATTTTATAAAGAATCAGACGACAGAAGTAAACTATGAAAAAGAAATAATAGATGAAATAGAGAGTAGTTCAAATAATAAAAGTATTGATGATGATATTGATGAATTATTAAATGAAGCAATAAGAATAGTAGTTGAAAATGGACAAGCATCTACTTCCTTATTGCAACGTAAGCTAAAAATAGGGTATAATAGAGCAGCAAGAATTATTGAACAAATGGAGGAACGAGGGATTATATCAGGTAGAAATGGAAGCAAACCTAGGGAAATATTATTAAGTGATAGTGAGTTAAAGGAACAATAA
- the rimO gene encoding 30S ribosomal protein S12 methylthiotransferase RimO, translating into MEKLKVGVINLGCDKNRIDSEIVISSLSGKYDMTNDPKLADIILVNTCGFIESSKQESIDTILEMSEYKKKYNCTVLIATGCLTQRYGSDLIELMPELDIILGVNDYDKLVSSIEEVLLKNIKVQHCTYSDDNINEGQRVLTTETYSAYIRISEGCDNACAYCAIPNIRGKYRSRKMENIIQEAKDLSEHGCKEIILVAQDTTRYGIDLYGEKNLHKLIRKISQISGIEWIRVLYCYAEEMTDDIINEISLNDKVCKYVDIPIQHISDDLLKSMKRKGRKNIITENINKMRKGIKGLTLRTTLIVGFPGETEENFEELKQFINETKFDKLGVFKYSMEDGTAAAEMKNQIPEEIKEKREEELMIVQQNISKEINSKKIDKIYKVLVEGFNGKTYFGRSYEMAPEVDGTIFFESDKDYNKGEFVTVRVTKALEYDLIGVVCYESCK; encoded by the coding sequence GTGGAAAAATTAAAAGTTGGAGTTATAAATTTAGGCTGTGATAAAAATAGAATTGATAGTGAGATTGTAATAAGCAGTTTAAGTGGGAAATATGATATGACAAATGATCCTAAACTAGCAGATATAATTTTAGTGAATACTTGTGGATTCATAGAATCGTCAAAACAAGAATCAATAGACACTATTCTAGAAATGTCAGAATACAAAAAGAAATATAATTGCACAGTATTGATTGCGACGGGTTGCCTTACTCAGCGTTATGGGTCGGATCTGATTGAATTGATGCCAGAACTTGATATAATCCTCGGTGTTAATGATTATGACAAGTTAGTAAGTAGTATAGAAGAGGTTCTTTTAAAAAATATTAAAGTACAACATTGCACTTATAGTGATGATAATATTAATGAAGGACAAAGAGTATTAACTACAGAAACATACTCTGCTTATATTAGAATTTCCGAGGGCTGTGATAATGCTTGTGCATATTGTGCAATACCAAATATTAGAGGAAAATATAGAAGCAGAAAAATGGAGAACATAATACAAGAGGCTAAGGATTTAAGTGAACATGGTTGCAAGGAAATTATTTTAGTTGCTCAAGATACCACTAGATACGGGATAGATTTATATGGTGAAAAAAACCTACATAAATTAATAAGAAAAATTTCTCAAATAAGTGGGATTGAATGGATTAGAGTACTTTACTGTTATGCAGAAGAAATGACGGATGATATTATTAATGAAATTTCTTTAAATGATAAAGTTTGCAAATATGTAGATATACCAATTCAACATATAAGCGATGATCTTCTTAAATCCATGAAAAGGAAAGGAAGAAAAAATATCATAACAGAAAACATAAATAAGATGAGGAAGGGTATTAAGGGATTAACCCTTAGAACTACATTAATCGTTGGATTTCCAGGAGAAACGGAAGAAAATTTTGAAGAATTGAAACAGTTTATTAATGAAACTAAATTTGATAAATTGGGAGTGTTCAAGTACTCAATGGAAGATGGTACTGCAGCTGCAGAGATGAAAAATCAAATTCCAGAAGAAATAAAGGAAAAACGTGAAGAAGAATTAATGATTGTGCAACAAAATATATCAAAAGAGATAAATAGTAAAAAAATAGACAAAATTTACAAAGTTTTAGTAGAAGGATTTAATGGTAAAACTTATTTTGGTAGAAGTTATGAAATGGCACCAGAAGTTGATGGAACTATTTTCTTTGAATCTGACAAAGATTATAATAAGGGAGAATTCGTAACAGTAAGGGTTACCAAAGCGTTAGAATATGATTTAATAGGAGTTGTGTGCTATGAATCTTGCAAATAA
- a CDS encoding YlmC/YmxH family sporulation protein: MEDNIKLYSEMERYEIININDGDKYSNLGNNDVVIDENGLLKFLIINEGSSKFSFLKNNDIIEVPWEYVKKIGSRTIIIDVDNEFLKKSHI, encoded by the coding sequence ATGGAAGATAATATAAAACTGTATAGTGAAATGGAAAGATATGAAATTATCAATATCAATGATGGTGACAAATATAGCAATTTAGGTAATAATGATGTAGTTATTGATGAGAATGGGCTTTTAAAATTTTTAATTATAAATGAAGGAAGCTCTAAATTTAGTTTTTTAAAAAATAATGATATTATTGAAGTACCTTGGGAATATGTTAAAAAAATTGGTTCCAGAACTATAATAATTGATGTTGATAATGAATTTTTAAAAAAATCTCATATATAA
- the recA gene encoding recombinase RecA translates to MNNEKLKALEVAMGQIEKQFGKGSVMKLGENSKLNIEAISTGCLGLDIGLGIGGVPRGRIIEVFGPESSGKTTVALHIVAEAQKNGGTAAFIDAENALDPEYAKALGIDIENLIVSQPDTGEQALEITEALVRSGAIDVIVVDSVAALVPKAEIEGEMGDSHVGLQARLMSQALRKLAGSINKSQCVLVFINQLREKVGVMFGNPEVTPGGRALKFYASVRLDIRKIDTIKQGDEFMGNRTRIKIVKNKVAPPFKKTEFDIMYGHGISREGDVLDIGVVEEIVQKSGAWFSYGDIRLGQGRENSKQYFKENPLVMLEIENKIRAKHNLPLYKNAETSKKEVSKKEASKKEA, encoded by the coding sequence ATGAATAATGAAAAATTAAAAGCGCTAGAAGTAGCTATGGGTCAAATAGAAAAACAATTCGGAAAAGGCTCTGTAATGAAACTTGGAGAAAATAGTAAGTTAAATATAGAGGCTATTTCCACTGGTTGTTTAGGACTTGACATAGGCCTAGGCATAGGTGGTGTACCTAGAGGAAGAATAATAGAAGTTTTTGGACCAGAATCTTCAGGTAAAACTACAGTTGCACTTCATATAGTTGCAGAAGCTCAAAAAAATGGTGGTACAGCTGCATTTATAGATGCAGAGAATGCTTTAGACCCTGAATATGCTAAAGCACTAGGAATAGATATAGAAAATTTAATAGTATCACAACCAGATACTGGTGAACAGGCGTTAGAGATTACAGAGGCTTTAGTTCGCTCTGGGGCTATAGATGTTATCGTAGTGGATTCGGTAGCAGCTTTAGTGCCTAAAGCTGAAATTGAAGGCGAAATGGGAGACTCCCATGTAGGACTCCAAGCAAGACTTATGTCGCAAGCTTTAAGAAAACTTGCGGGTTCTATAAATAAATCCCAATGTGTTCTTGTATTTATAAATCAATTAAGAGAAAAAGTAGGAGTAATGTTTGGTAACCCAGAAGTAACCCCTGGTGGTAGAGCGTTGAAATTTTATGCATCTGTTAGACTAGATATTAGAAAAATAGATACAATTAAACAAGGCGATGAATTTATGGGTAATCGAACAAGAATAAAAATAGTTAAAAACAAAGTAGCTCCTCCATTTAAGAAAACTGAATTTGATATTATGTATGGTCACGGCATATCTCGAGAGGGCGATGTTCTAGATATAGGAGTTGTAGAAGAGATTGTACAAAAAAGTGGAGCATGGTTCTCATATGGAGATATACGACTTGGACAGGGAAGAGAAAATTCAAAACAATATTTTAAAGAAAACCCTTTGGTTATGTTAGAGATAGAAAACAAAATTAGAGCAAAACATAACCTACCATTATACAAGAACGCAGAGACTAGTAAAAAAGAAGTTAGCAAAAAAGAAGCAAGTAAAAAAGAAGCATAA
- a CDS encoding ATP-dependent Clp protease proteolytic subunit, giving the protein MLKTEKNVNEQVENIKELGTTNIPTQDTKIQVLSIIGQIEGHMMLSPQTKTTKYEHVIPELIAMERDDKVKGILIVLNTVGGDVEAGLAIAEMIRSLSKPTVSLVVGGGHSIGIPLATAAKYSFISPSATMIIHPIRMNGLIIGVPQTFEYFNKMQERITEFIIRTSKIDKETVNRLMLQTDELLNDMGTILIGKQAVDNGLIDEVGGISEALSKLNEMIG; this is encoded by the coding sequence ATGTTGAAAACTGAAAAAAACGTAAATGAACAGGTTGAAAATATTAAAGAACTGGGAACAACTAACATCCCAACTCAGGATACTAAAATTCAGGTTTTGTCTATTATAGGTCAAATAGAAGGACACATGATGTTGTCCCCTCAAACAAAAACTACTAAGTATGAACATGTTATTCCAGAGCTAATTGCTATGGAGAGGGATGATAAAGTAAAAGGTATTCTTATAGTTTTAAATACTGTAGGAGGAGATGTGGAAGCGGGTCTTGCAATAGCAGAGATGATTAGAAGCCTTAGCAAACCAACTGTATCACTTGTAGTAGGTGGAGGCCATTCAATAGGTATACCACTGGCAACAGCAGCTAAGTACTCATTCATTTCCCCATCTGCAACTATGATAATTCATCCTATAAGAATGAATGGTCTAATAATAGGGGTACCTCAAACTTTTGAATACTTCAATAAAATGCAAGAAAGAATAACAGAATTTATTATTAGAACCTCTAAGATTGATAAGGAAACGGTAAATAGATTAATGCTTCAAACTGATGAGCTTTTAAATGATATGGGTACTATACTTATAGGAAAACAAGCAGTTGATAATGGGTTAATAGATGAGGTTGGTGGCATTAGTGAGGCATTATCAAAATTAAACGAAATGATAGGTTAA